The segment ACTTAAccacaaattcaataaatatgcaggacttccctggtgactcagatggtaaagaaagtgTAAGCggggcaggagacctggatttgatccctgggtcaagaagattccctagagaagggaatgactacccactccagtgttcttgtctggagaatttcatgaaccgaggagcctggtgagctgcagtccatgggttgcaaagaatcaaacacaactgagcaactaatacatatgtaatacatatttgacaacatattataaaattttagacCCCAGGCTTTGATTTCCTAATTGTAATGACATAGACATCTTTTAAAATGACATAattcttcttatttttcagaAGTTATAAAAAACAGTGTGACAAAAATAGAAATCTTTGAGTTAAATTAGGAAGAAGCAACATTTGAGAGGAATACAACTGAGATGTTGCCGAGGCAAAGGAAGAAGGGGAATTTGTAACCGCAGTAACATAACTACAATAGAAGTAAGCATTTGAGAAGTTTtagcagggacttccttggtggtcctgtTGCTAGGATTCCaagatcccaatgcagggggcctgggttcagtccctggtcagggaactagatcctgattgctgcaactaaaaagaacCCGTATGGGGCAATGAAAGTCAAAGAACCCGACATGCTGCAGCTGGGACCTGGTACAGTCAAAGAAGTAAGGAGTTTCAGCAGCAATgagtatttattattttgaatgaACTGTACATGAAACTTaaatttttacatgaaatataaaaatcatcaaAAGTGCTGTATaggattattttaatattaatttatcccCCCATGTGATCTAGTAGCtacacattttgccttttttaatgATCTGATACATCATTAAATCATGTAAGAACTGTCCAatgttaaaacattaaaaaaaaaaaattagtgtattCCTCAAGAAAAGTACCACCAGTGATGCTTTACtgaacatgaaaaataaacagatgccAGAGAATCAACTTTCTGGGAAAAAGAAATATCACAGAATTTCATGAGTGAATGCAAAGTCCAAAGCAGATCAGACTCTCAGCAGAACATTCTTGGGATATAACATCCTAATAGTGTGGGTTATCTCCTTTGGAGGCAGGTCACTGGTGTGCCAGAACTCATCATTTCTGGCCTACTTTCCAACAAAATGTCTAATGCCACGAGCCTCCCATGACtcctaaaatatttaatacagaGGAAATGCTGATTTTCAGTCTTAGAATAGCCCTTGGAGTTAAGTTTGTCGTAGAAGAAAGAAGTCATTGCTCACAGACGAGAGCCCTGCGCACCTTCCGCCGTCAGGCCAACCCGTGCCTCTGGTCCGTCCCAAGTGCGTGCTCCCCACAGTGGTCCTGGGCGCCCTGGCGGATGAAGTGAGAGCAGGTCCTTCAGGTCACGCGTCCCAGCTGGTCTCATTCGGTCCTAAACAAACCAGCCTCTCTGATTCGCCACCAGAGTTGTCTGGCTCTCCCGCCTCTTGGCTTTCTTGCTTCTCTGCCTCACTTTCCAGCACAGAACGCTGGACGCTAACAGAAaaagtcccagggacagaaggaCCAGGCCCAGGATGGAGATGATGGAGCCGTGGGAGTTGAAGCTGTACGCCACGGCGGTGACCACCGTCCCGGTGATGAGGACCACCACGGCGAAGGGGACGACGCAGCGGTAGCAGGAGAGCTCAGCGCCCCCGGTGGCGGCCGCCAGCTGAATCTCGCTGACCAGGGGCACCATGGTAACCACCACTTCGCCATTggcattcttttccattgctaCCGGCTTGGGAGACTTTGGGGTTCCCAGGATCTCCTTTATGGGCTCGTCTGTCATTGTTACAGCGGCGTCTCCTAGCTGAGTTCACAGACTAGATCTGGGTGGTCTCCTCAGGGCAAAAACTGTGAAGACAGGAGATGTCAGCTGAACGCATTAGAGTGAGCCCCACAAGTAGTAGTAAAGACCTGGGGAAACACCACTATGTTCTGTTCTTTTCTAGGAGGCGTGGATGCCTGTGAAAATCAGCTTGAAAGTATTTTTTCCCCAACTTTTGCATCCTCTTTGCATTGGGCAGAAAGCAAGATAAAGCAGAGAGCCATAAAGAAAGGGAAGGTATATAAGCAGAAAGCACTT is part of the Budorcas taxicolor isolate Tak-1 chromosome 19, Takin1.1, whole genome shotgun sequence genome and harbors:
- the TMEM100 gene encoding transmembrane protein 100, giving the protein MTDEPIKEILGTPKSPKPVAMEKNANGEVVVTMVPLVSEIQLAAATGGAELSCYRCVVPFAVVVLITGTVVTAVAYSFNSHGSIISILGLVLLSLGLFLLASSVLCWKVRQRSKKAKRRESQTTLVANQRGWFV